From a region of the Agromyces ramosus genome:
- a CDS encoding O-acetylhomoserine aminocarboxypropyltransferase/cysteine synthase family protein, which translates to MADREYGFKTRAIHAGNIPDQVTGARALPIYQTSAFVFDDTADAAARFALQKYGNIYSRLANPTVASFEERVASLEGGLGAVATASGLSAQYITFASLAGTGDHIVASANLYGGSITQLDVTLRRFGIETTFVSSSDADDYAAAITDRTKALFVETIANPSGEIADLEALADVAHAHGIPFIVDSTIPTPYLNRPIEWGADIVTHSATKFLGGHGTTLGGVVVESGRFHWHSDKFPLFGQPVPSYGGLEWSGNFGEYAFLTRLRAEQLRDIGPSLAPHSAFLLAQGVETLPYRIQAHIDNARAVAEWLVADSRIERVFWAGLPEHPHHERAQKYLPKGPGSVFSFEVKGGRAVGQKLIESVNLASHLANIGDAKTLIIHPASTTHAQLSEQQLVDAGVLPGVVRLSVGIEDVEDIIDDLDQALTAATGGAR; encoded by the coding sequence ATGGCAGACCGCGAATACGGCTTCAAGACCCGCGCCATCCATGCGGGCAACATCCCCGACCAGGTCACGGGCGCCCGCGCGCTGCCGATCTACCAGACGAGCGCGTTCGTGTTCGACGACACCGCCGACGCCGCAGCCCGCTTCGCACTGCAGAAGTACGGCAACATCTACTCCCGGCTCGCGAACCCCACCGTGGCGAGCTTCGAGGAGCGCGTCGCGAGCCTCGAGGGCGGCCTCGGGGCCGTCGCGACCGCGAGCGGCCTGAGCGCGCAGTACATCACCTTCGCGAGCCTCGCCGGCACCGGCGACCACATCGTCGCGTCGGCGAACCTCTATGGCGGTTCGATCACCCAGCTGGATGTCACGCTGCGCCGTTTCGGCATCGAGACCACCTTCGTGTCGAGCTCCGACGCCGACGACTACGCCGCCGCGATCACCGACCGCACGAAGGCGCTGTTCGTCGAGACGATCGCGAACCCGTCGGGTGAGATCGCCGACCTCGAGGCGCTCGCCGACGTCGCCCACGCGCACGGCATCCCGTTCATCGTCGACTCCACGATCCCCACGCCGTACCTCAACCGGCCGATCGAGTGGGGCGCCGACATCGTCACGCACTCGGCGACGAAGTTCCTCGGCGGTCACGGCACGACCCTCGGCGGCGTCGTCGTCGAATCGGGCCGCTTCCACTGGCACTCCGACAAGTTCCCCCTCTTCGGCCAGCCCGTGCCGAGCTACGGCGGCCTCGAGTGGTCGGGCAACTTCGGCGAGTACGCATTCCTCACGCGGCTCCGTGCCGAGCAACTGCGCGACATCGGCCCGAGCCTCGCGCCGCACTCGGCGTTCCTCCTCGCGCAGGGGGTCGAGACGCTGCCGTATCGCATCCAGGCGCACATCGACAACGCGCGCGCCGTGGCCGAGTGGCTCGTCGCCGACTCGCGCATCGAGCGGGTCTTCTGGGCCGGCCTGCCCGAGCACCCGCATCACGAGCGTGCGCAGAAGTACCTGCCGAAGGGTCCCGGCTCGGTGTTCAGCTTCGAGGTGAAGGGCGGCCGCGCGGTCGGCCAGAAGCTCATCGAATCGGTCAACCTCGCGAGCCATCTCGCGAACATCGGCGACGCGAAGACCCTCATCATCCACCCCGCCTCGACGACGCACGCGCAGCTCAGCGAGCAACAGCTCGTCGACGCCGGCGTCCTGCCGGGGGTTGTGCGCCTCTCGGTCGGCATCGAAGATGTTGAGGACATCATCGACGATCTCGACCAGGCCCTCACGGCCGCGACTGGAGGAGCACGATGA
- a CDS encoding antibiotic biosynthesis monooxygenase family protein, producing the protein MILEHAILPVIPGREADFESAFAEAAPIIAGMPGFLDLRLSRSIETPNEYLLLVQWQSVEAHEVGFRGSPEYGRWRELLHGFYEPFPVVEHFAEVLAARV; encoded by the coding sequence GTGATTCTCGAACATGCGATCCTGCCCGTCATCCCCGGCCGCGAGGCCGACTTCGAGTCGGCGTTCGCCGAGGCGGCGCCCATCATCGCCGGAATGCCGGGCTTCCTCGACCTGCGGCTGTCGCGTTCGATCGAGACGCCGAACGAGTACCTGCTCCTCGTGCAGTGGCAGAGCGTCGAGGCGCACGAGGTCGGCTTCCGCGGCTCACCCGAATACGGTCGCTGGCGGGAGCTCCTGCACGGCTTCTACGAGCCGTTCCCGGTCGTCGAGCACTTCGCCGAGGTGCTCGCAGCCCGCGTCTAG
- a CDS encoding YeiH family protein — translation MFAGRMPGLLLAACAALVAWLAHLAVPLVPLLTAAVALGIVVGQVPALRTALTGSLAPGLRVASRQLLRIGIVLLGLKLSLVDIAELGWVSIVTTIGVVVLTFVGTIGLGRAFGLRGHQPILVASGFSICGASAIGAMGAAVRARDEEQAVPVALVTLCGTIAIAVLPALWHPLGLSATGFGHWVGAGVHDVGQVIATAQIAGTTALAVAVVVKLTRVLMLAPMVAITVAVERRRATDATSPRPAIVPLFVAGFLAAVVLNSLVPLPEWLLVGADWLQTALLAMALFALGASIRFAELASTGWRALVVGLTSWALIAVLAYGAVLLG, via the coding sequence ATGTTCGCCGGTCGGATGCCGGGACTCCTCCTCGCGGCATGCGCGGCCCTCGTGGCGTGGCTCGCGCACCTCGCGGTGCCGCTCGTGCCGCTGCTGACCGCCGCCGTGGCCCTCGGCATCGTGGTCGGCCAGGTCCCGGCGCTCCGCACTGCGCTCACGGGCAGCCTCGCGCCCGGGCTGCGGGTCGCGTCGCGGCAGCTGCTGCGCATCGGCATCGTGCTGCTCGGCCTGAAGCTGAGCCTCGTCGACATCGCCGAGCTCGGCTGGGTGTCGATCGTCACGACGATCGGCGTCGTCGTGCTCACGTTCGTCGGCACGATCGGCCTCGGCCGTGCGTTCGGCCTGCGGGGGCACCAGCCGATCCTCGTCGCGAGCGGCTTCTCGATCTGCGGCGCCTCGGCGATCGGCGCGATGGGCGCCGCGGTCCGCGCGCGCGACGAGGAGCAGGCGGTGCCCGTCGCGCTCGTGACCCTGTGCGGCACGATCGCCATCGCGGTGCTGCCCGCGCTGTGGCATCCGCTCGGCCTCTCCGCCACCGGGTTCGGGCACTGGGTCGGTGCGGGCGTCCATGACGTTGGCCAGGTCATCGCCACCGCACAGATCGCCGGCACCACGGCGCTCGCCGTCGCGGTCGTCGTGAAGCTCACCCGGGTGCTCATGCTCGCCCCGATGGTCGCGATCACCGTGGCCGTCGAACGGCGGCGGGCGACGGATGCCACGAGCCCCCGCCCCGCGATCGTGCCGCTCTTCGTGGCCGGCTTCCTCGCCGCCGTGGTGCTCAACAGCCTCGTGCCGCTGCCCGAATGGCTGCTCGTCGGCGCCGACTGGCTGCAGACCGCCCTGCTCGCGATGGCGCTCTTCGCGCTCGGCGCGTCGATCCGGTTCGCCGAGCTCGCCAGCACCGGATGGCGCGCCCTCGTGGTGGGACTCACCTCGTGGGCGCTCATCGCGGTGCTCGCCTACGGTGCGGTGCTGTTGGGCTGA
- a CDS encoding FAD-dependent oxidoreductase: MVTRVETIVVGGGAMGAATAWQLARRGGEVALLERWQPGHRMGASHGASRNFNVAYADPTYVRMLVEALPLWRELEAESGAALLDLVGVANHGPRGAFDGVRAALAEAGIPAVFLGVDEAGERWPGIRFDTRVLFNEQAGRVNADATVRALHESAAAAGADVRHGTRATRIDVVDDGIVHVASVTDAGVTEVFEARTAVVTLGAWTTKLLTGVSLPRLVVTQEQPAHFAVRDDSVVWPSFNHFPGAGDGYDYWRSPVYGMLTPGEGVKAGWHGVGPVVDPDLRDFAPVPDQLAALQRYARDWLPGVDAEVVTPISCTYTTTPDEHFVLDRIGPVVVGAGFSGHGFKFVPVVGRILADLADGSGPAPALFAADRAIAERSASPTGLAG; encoded by the coding sequence ATGGTGACGCGAGTCGAGACGATCGTGGTGGGCGGCGGCGCCATGGGGGCCGCGACGGCATGGCAGCTGGCCCGTCGGGGTGGCGAGGTCGCGCTCCTCGAGCGCTGGCAGCCGGGTCACCGCATGGGCGCCTCGCACGGCGCCTCGCGCAACTTCAACGTCGCCTACGCCGACCCGACCTACGTGCGCATGCTCGTCGAGGCGTTGCCGCTCTGGCGCGAGCTCGAGGCCGAGAGCGGCGCCGCCCTCCTCGATCTCGTCGGCGTGGCGAACCACGGGCCGCGCGGCGCCTTCGACGGCGTGCGGGCCGCGCTCGCCGAGGCGGGCATCCCGGCCGTCTTCCTGGGCGTCGACGAGGCGGGCGAGCGCTGGCCGGGCATCCGCTTCGACACCCGGGTCCTCTTCAACGAGCAGGCCGGACGGGTGAACGCGGATGCCACGGTGCGGGCGCTGCACGAGTCAGCCGCCGCTGCCGGTGCCGACGTTCGGCACGGCACCCGGGCCACGCGCATCGACGTGGTCGACGACGGCATCGTGCACGTGGCATCCGTCACCGACGCCGGCGTCACCGAGGTGTTCGAGGCCCGCACGGCCGTCGTCACGCTCGGTGCCTGGACCACGAAGCTGCTCACGGGCGTCTCGTTGCCGAGGCTCGTGGTCACGCAGGAGCAGCCCGCGCACTTCGCCGTGCGCGACGACTCGGTGGTATGGCCGAGCTTCAACCACTTCCCGGGCGCGGGCGACGGCTACGACTACTGGCGGTCGCCCGTGTACGGCATGCTCACGCCGGGCGAGGGCGTCAAGGCGGGCTGGCACGGAGTCGGGCCCGTCGTCGACCCCGATCTGCGCGACTTCGCGCCGGTGCCCGACCAGCTCGCCGCCCTGCAGCGCTACGCCCGCGACTGGTTGCCGGGCGTCGACGCCGAGGTCGTGACGCCGATCAGCTGCACGTACACGACGACGCCCGACGAGCATTTCGTGCTCGACCGCATCGGCCCGGTCGTCGTCGGCGCCGGGTTCTCGGGACACGGCTTCAAGTTCGTGCCGGTCGTCGGCCGAATCCTCGCCGACCTGGCCGACGGCTCCGGCCCGGCGCCCGCGCTCTTCGCCGCCGACCGCGCGATCGCGGAGCGGTCGGCTTCGCCGACGGGGCTCGCCGGCTGA
- a CDS encoding NAD(P)-dependent alcohol dehydrogenase — translation MRAIVQHRYGGPEVLSLAEVETPVPGDDEVLIRVRAVAVSAGDALIMRGEPRAVRLAFGLRRPKQPTIGRDVAGEVAAVGSRVTRFRIGDPVYAESEQGAYAELVAVQQDFVARRPGAVDVVHAAAVPVSGTTALQGLRLAGVQPGQHVLVNGASGGVGGFAVQLAKAMGAEVTGVCRTAKVDHVRALGADHVIDHTAEDFTAGGPRFDVIFDSVVDHPLARLRGSLTKHGTLVLSSGTGGRIFGPFGRIIRATAISPFVSQRLRPLAARRSGDDLAELARRIDAGEITPVVDEVFPLEQAADALTRFESGVVRGKVVLTVG, via the coding sequence ATGAGGGCCATCGTGCAGCACCGCTACGGCGGGCCCGAGGTGCTGTCGCTCGCCGAGGTCGAGACGCCCGTGCCGGGCGACGACGAGGTGCTCATCCGAGTGCGCGCGGTCGCCGTCAGCGCAGGCGACGCGCTCATCATGCGCGGCGAGCCCCGTGCAGTGCGCCTCGCCTTCGGGCTGCGGCGGCCGAAGCAGCCGACGATCGGCCGGGATGTCGCGGGCGAGGTCGCGGCGGTGGGGTCGCGAGTCACCCGATTCCGTATCGGTGACCCGGTCTACGCCGAGTCCGAGCAGGGCGCCTACGCCGAGCTCGTCGCGGTGCAGCAGGACTTCGTCGCACGGCGACCCGGCGCCGTCGACGTCGTGCACGCCGCAGCCGTGCCGGTGTCGGGCACGACCGCGCTCCAAGGACTGAGGCTGGCCGGCGTGCAGCCCGGACAACATGTGCTCGTCAACGGCGCCTCGGGCGGGGTCGGCGGATTCGCGGTGCAGCTCGCGAAGGCCATGGGCGCCGAGGTCACGGGCGTCTGTCGCACCGCCAAGGTCGACCACGTGCGTGCGCTCGGCGCCGATCACGTCATCGACCACACCGCCGAGGACTTCACCGCGGGCGGCCCCCGCTTCGACGTGATCTTCGACTCCGTGGTCGATCATCCGCTCGCGCGACTGCGCGGTTCGCTCACGAAGCACGGCACGCTCGTGCTCTCGTCCGGCACGGGAGGAAGGATCTTCGGGCCGTTCGGGCGGATCATCCGCGCCACCGCGATCTCGCCGTTCGTGTCGCAGCGACTGCGCCCGCTCGCCGCGCGGCGCAGCGGCGACGACCTCGCCGAGCTGGCCCGCCGCATCGACGCGGGCGAGATCACGCCCGTCGTCGATGAGGTGTTCCCGCTCGAGCAGGCGGCCGACGCACTCACCCGCTTCGAGTCGGGCGTCGTGCGCGGCAAGGTCGTGCTGACGGTCGGCTGA
- a CDS encoding dolichyl-phosphate-mannose--protein mannosyltransferase yields MGVEPGAAETREGATAASDLQDRPVVHDGVAHELPPHEQPRGTRLDDWWGRLLSTPRRRAFWYWGGPLLVTVVAAVLRFWNLGHPQAVVFDETYYVKDAWTLFQNGYESSWPEGADADFASGDTDIFSDDPSYVVHPPLGKWLISLGMMAFGAGDAFWWRATTALAGTIAVLVMTFVARRLFASTILAVIAGLLFAVDGNAIVMSRVALLDNWLMLFTLLAFWFVLLDRDRSRRMLEARFDEARAFGRESYAGPALWDRPWVFAAGLALGAACAVKWSGVYFLAAFGIYLVVVDALARRRAGVPFWISGALLKQGPITFVLLVPIAAVVYLASWTGWLVTDGGYYRHWAEEAGNAATGWLAWVPTSLQSLWHYHVSAYGYHVGVHSPHPWQSNPLEWLLMIRPTNMYFDDQSGGCGADTCWSSIIEVGNPLIWWAAAVASVYLVYRLVRYREWQVGAILLGIAAGYLPWLMYLSRTVFQFYSIAFEPYTVLALVFVIGLILGRRDDPTWRRKRGLATVGIFLGAVLVVSAFFYPIWIGMPVTPLFRQLHFWLPSWAA; encoded by the coding sequence ATGGGAGTGGAGCCGGGCGCCGCCGAGACGCGCGAGGGTGCGACGGCGGCATCCGATCTCCAAGACCGCCCGGTCGTGCACGACGGCGTGGCACACGAGCTGCCGCCGCACGAGCAGCCGCGCGGCACGAGGCTCGACGACTGGTGGGGGCGCCTGCTCTCCACGCCGCGTCGCCGCGCGTTCTGGTACTGGGGCGGTCCGCTGCTCGTCACAGTGGTCGCCGCCGTGCTCCGGTTCTGGAACCTCGGGCATCCGCAGGCCGTCGTGTTCGACGAGACCTACTACGTGAAAGACGCCTGGACGCTGTTCCAGAACGGCTACGAGTCGTCATGGCCCGAGGGCGCCGATGCCGACTTCGCGAGCGGCGACACCGACATCTTCAGCGACGACCCGTCGTACGTGGTGCATCCGCCGCTCGGCAAGTGGCTGATCTCGCTCGGCATGATGGCGTTCGGAGCGGGCGACGCGTTCTGGTGGCGTGCCACCACCGCCCTCGCCGGCACGATCGCCGTGCTCGTCATGACGTTCGTCGCGCGCCGCCTCTTCGCCTCGACGATCCTCGCGGTGATCGCCGGGCTGCTCTTCGCCGTCGACGGCAACGCCATCGTGATGTCGCGGGTGGCCTTGCTCGACAACTGGCTGATGCTCTTCACGCTGCTCGCGTTCTGGTTCGTGCTGCTCGACCGCGACCGATCGCGCCGCATGCTCGAGGCCCGATTCGACGAGGCGCGTGCGTTCGGCCGGGAGTCGTACGCCGGGCCCGCGCTGTGGGACCGCCCGTGGGTGTTCGCCGCCGGGCTCGCGCTCGGCGCCGCGTGCGCCGTGAAGTGGTCGGGCGTCTACTTCCTCGCCGCGTTCGGCATCTACCTTGTGGTGGTCGACGCGCTCGCGCGGCGACGAGCCGGCGTGCCGTTCTGGATCAGCGGTGCGCTGCTCAAGCAGGGGCCCATCACGTTCGTGCTGCTCGTGCCGATCGCGGCCGTCGTCTACCTCGCGTCCTGGACGGGGTGGCTCGTCACCGACGGCGGCTATTACCGGCACTGGGCCGAGGAGGCCGGCAACGCGGCGACCGGATGGCTCGCCTGGGTGCCGACCTCGCTGCAGAGCCTCTGGCATTACCACGTGTCCGCCTACGGCTACCACGTCGGGGTGCACAGCCCGCACCCGTGGCAGTCGAACCCGCTCGAGTGGCTCCTCATGATCCGCCCGACGAACATGTACTTCGACGACCAGTCGGGCGGATGCGGCGCCGACACCTGCTGGTCGTCGATCATCGAGGTGGGCAACCCGCTCATCTGGTGGGCGGCGGCCGTGGCATCCGTGTACCTCGTCTACCGGCTCGTGCGCTACCGCGAGTGGCAGGTCGGTGCGATCCTGCTCGGCATCGCGGCCGGCTACCTGCCGTGGCTCATGTACCTGAGCCGCACGGTCTTCCAGTTCTACTCGATCGCCTTCGAGCCCTACACGGTGCTCGCGCTCGTCTTCGTGATCGGGTTGATCCTCGGGCGCCGCGACGACCCCACGTGGCGACGCAAGCGCGGGCTCGCGACCGTCGGCATCTTCCTCGGCGCCGTGCTCGTCGTCTCGGCGTTCTTCTATCCGATCTGGATCGGGATGCCGGTCACGCCGCTCTTCCGCCAATTGCACTTCTGGCTGCCGAGCTGGGCGGCGTGA
- a CDS encoding NAD(P)-dependent alcohol dehydrogenase, which produces MRTAVHERYGAPDVVRITDADDPVVGEHEVLVRVEATVVGASDSAGRSGTPRFARLFFGLTKPKHPVLGSDFAGLVERVGARVGRFAPGDRVFGTVAPSTGAHAELLKIAEDGPIVHVPEQLDQAGAAAIVDGFLTALPFLRDVAKVRPGQVVLVNGASGTVGSAAVQLAKHFGATVVGVCSGANEPLVHSLGADRLIDYTRDDFTDARGTYDVIFDAVGKRSFGACRAALTDRGIYLTTVPSGAILLQAPFTRWLSRGRRAAITFTGLRSAQAKAADLALLVELVERGALVPVIDMVVPFDDIVEAHRRVDTGHKAGSVVVAMTAVREQAAARGEAAS; this is translated from the coding sequence ATGAGAACCGCAGTCCACGAACGATACGGCGCACCCGACGTGGTACGCATCACGGATGCCGATGACCCGGTGGTCGGCGAGCACGAGGTGCTCGTGCGCGTCGAGGCGACCGTCGTCGGCGCCTCCGACAGCGCGGGCCGCAGCGGCACGCCGCGCTTCGCGCGCCTCTTCTTCGGGCTCACGAAGCCGAAGCATCCGGTGCTCGGCTCCGATTTCGCGGGGCTCGTCGAACGCGTCGGTGCGCGAGTGGGCCGATTCGCTCCCGGCGACCGCGTGTTCGGCACGGTGGCGCCGTCGACCGGCGCGCACGCTGAGCTCCTGAAGATCGCCGAAGACGGACCGATCGTCCACGTGCCCGAGCAACTCGATCAGGCCGGAGCGGCGGCGATCGTCGACGGCTTCCTCACGGCCCTGCCGTTCCTCCGCGACGTCGCGAAGGTGCGCCCCGGCCAGGTCGTGCTCGTGAACGGGGCATCCGGCACCGTCGGCTCGGCCGCCGTGCAGCTCGCGAAGCACTTCGGGGCGACCGTCGTCGGGGTGTGCAGCGGCGCGAACGAGCCGCTCGTGCACTCGCTCGGCGCCGATCGCCTGATCGACTACACCCGCGACGACTTCACCGATGCGCGAGGCACCTATGACGTCATCTTCGACGCCGTCGGCAAGCGCTCGTTCGGCGCCTGTCGCGCCGCCCTCACCGACCGGGGCATCTACCTCACGACGGTGCCGTCGGGTGCGATCCTGCTCCAGGCGCCGTTCACGCGGTGGCTCAGCCGGGGCCGGCGGGCGGCGATCACCTTCACCGGGCTTCGCAGCGCGCAGGCGAAGGCCGCCGATCTCGCGCTCCTCGTCGAACTCGTCGAACGGGGCGCACTCGTGCCCGTGATCGACATGGTCGTGCCCTTCGACGACATCGTCGAAGCGCACCGGCGCGTCGACACCGGGCACAAGGCGGGCAGCGTCGTCGTGGCGATGACCGCGGTTCGCGAGCAGGCAGCAGCGCGCGGCGAGGCCGCATCATGA
- a CDS encoding CoA-binding protein, with protein MLHSQRTWVGPDAKQRLAILRAAKSVAIVGASPNPARSSFFVGTYLQQSSDYRLYFVNPNATEILGQPAYPNLAALPEVPDIVVVFRRGSDIPSVVDDVVAVGAKTIWVQLGIWNQDAAYDGEAKGLTVVMDRCIKVEHARFHGGLHLLGFDTGQITSRKTLR; from the coding sequence CTGTTGCACTCGCAGCGCACCTGGGTCGGCCCCGACGCGAAGCAGCGCCTCGCGATCCTCCGCGCCGCCAAGTCCGTCGCGATCGTCGGGGCATCGCCGAACCCCGCCCGGTCGAGCTTCTTCGTCGGCACGTACCTGCAGCAGTCGAGCGACTACCGCCTGTACTTCGTGAACCCGAACGCGACGGAGATCCTCGGGCAGCCGGCCTACCCGAACCTCGCAGCGCTGCCGGAGGTGCCCGACATCGTCGTGGTGTTCCGCCGCGGCAGCGACATCCCGAGCGTGGTCGACGACGTCGTCGCGGTCGGCGCGAAGACCATCTGGGTGCAGCTCGGCATCTGGAATCAGGACGCCGCCTACGACGGCGAGGCGAAGGGCCTCACCGTCGTGATGGACCGCTGCATCAAGGTGGAGCACGCGCGCTTCCACGGTGGCCTGCACCTGCTCGGATTCGACACCGGCCAGATCACGAGCCGCAAGACGCTGCGCTGA
- a CDS encoding helix-turn-helix transcriptional regulator produces MKPPTRVTNDIRALRFRHGEMTQAELAEALGVTRQTVIAIEQGRYSPSLEMAFQIARVFRVPLDDVFQYPASGSEESAS; encoded by the coding sequence GTGAAGCCGCCGACCCGGGTCACGAACGACATCCGGGCGCTGCGCTTCCGGCACGGCGAGATGACCCAGGCCGAGCTCGCCGAGGCACTCGGCGTCACCCGCCAGACGGTCATCGCCATCGAGCAGGGCCGCTACTCGCCATCGCTCGAGATGGCCTTCCAGATCGCCCGCGTCTTCCGAGTGCCGCTCGACGACGTGTTCCAGTACCCCGCATCAGGCTCAGAGGAGTCCGCATCATGA
- a CDS encoding ABC transporter permease — translation MTLATSTLRAGLRRGRIELRQAFSGAALVGQLLWPIATLVAVFFLRDRDLGGGFSLGSVMLPGVLGMFVALGMLLVVQQLAADREDGTLLRAKATPDGIPAYLVGKLVQISATVLVYLAILIIPGALLVGGLTLDSWRSWLTFAWVLLLGLVATQTIGAMLGSLVSGQRAAGHLSLPIIGLIAISGIFAPITALPVWLQGIAQAFPIYWLGLGMRSAFLPDDAAVIEIGESWRQLETVAVLGAWAVAGLVLAPIVLRRMARRESGSSVAKRRDRALRRVG, via the coding sequence ATGACGCTCGCAACCTCCACCCTCCGCGCCGGCCTGCGTCGAGGCCGCATCGAGCTCCGCCAGGCATTCAGCGGAGCAGCACTGGTCGGCCAACTGCTCTGGCCGATCGCCACGCTCGTGGCCGTGTTCTTCCTCCGCGACCGTGACCTCGGGGGAGGGTTCAGCCTGGGCAGCGTCATGCTGCCGGGAGTGCTCGGCATGTTCGTGGCACTCGGGATGCTCCTCGTCGTGCAGCAGCTCGCCGCCGATCGTGAAGACGGCACGCTCCTGCGCGCGAAGGCGACCCCCGACGGGATTCCGGCCTACCTCGTCGGGAAGCTCGTGCAGATCTCGGCGACGGTGCTCGTGTACCTCGCGATCCTCATCATCCCCGGCGCCCTCCTCGTCGGAGGCCTGACCCTCGACAGCTGGCGCTCATGGCTCACTTTCGCGTGGGTGCTCCTGCTCGGGCTGGTCGCGACCCAGACCATCGGTGCGATGCTCGGGTCGCTCGTCTCCGGCCAGCGGGCAGCGGGCCACCTGTCGCTTCCGATCATCGGCCTGATCGCGATCTCGGGCATCTTCGCCCCCATCACCGCCTTGCCGGTGTGGCTGCAGGGCATCGCCCAGGCCTTCCCGATCTACTGGCTCGGCCTCGGCATGCGCTCGGCGTTCCTTCCCGATGACGCCGCGGTCATCGAGATCGGGGAGTCATGGCGCCAATTGGAGACCGTGGCGGTGCTCGGCGCCTGGGCGGTCGCCGGGCTCGTGCTCGCCCCGATCGTGCTGCGCCGCATGGCGCGCCGGGAGTCGGGATCGAGTGTTGCGAAGCGACGGGACCGGGCGCTGCGTCGAGTCGGATAG
- a CDS encoding ABC transporter ATP-binding protein produces the protein MTTTTNERDVIEVEGLRMRYGSTDVLHDVSFGVRRGGVLALLGPNGAGKTSTIEVLEGFRMRSAGRVDVLGVDPARGDEQWRARIGIVLQSWRDHAKWRVRELLAYQGSLYAAYSVPSIPRPWMVDDLLAAVGLTGQAERPVGKLSGGQRRRLDVAIGLVGRPDLVFLDEPTTGLDPKARRDFHGLVRQISHELGATIVITTHDLDEAEHLADRILILVGGRIIADGTSEQLARQIVGHDEVRWVQDGAHHTRSVADSTAFVRELLRRDESGVSELDIRRASLEETYLTLVREAELAGTAPLETELEGASR, from the coding sequence ATGACGACGACGACGAACGAGCGGGACGTGATCGAGGTCGAGGGACTTCGCATGCGCTACGGGTCGACCGACGTGCTGCACGACGTGTCCTTCGGTGTGCGCCGAGGCGGGGTGCTCGCCCTCCTCGGCCCGAACGGCGCCGGAAAGACCAGCACGATCGAGGTGCTCGAGGGGTTCCGGATGCGATCCGCCGGGCGAGTCGACGTGCTGGGTGTCGACCCGGCCCGGGGCGACGAACAGTGGCGGGCTCGAATCGGCATCGTGCTGCAGTCCTGGCGTGATCACGCCAAGTGGCGGGTGCGGGAGCTGCTCGCCTACCAGGGTTCGCTGTACGCCGCCTATTCCGTTCCCTCGATCCCGCGACCCTGGATGGTCGACGATCTCCTGGCCGCCGTCGGGCTGACCGGGCAAGCCGAGCGGCCCGTGGGCAAGCTCTCCGGGGGGCAGCGGCGCCGACTCGACGTCGCCATCGGCCTCGTCGGCCGGCCCGACCTCGTGTTCCTCGACGAGCCGACGACGGGGCTCGACCCGAAGGCACGACGAGACTTCCACGGCCTGGTGCGGCAGATCTCCCACGAACTCGGCGCGACGATCGTCATCACGACGCACGATCTCGACGAGGCGGAGCACCTCGCCGACCGCATCCTCATCCTCGTCGGCGGGCGGATCATCGCCGACGGCACCTCCGAGCAGCTCGCACGGCAGATCGTCGGCCACGACGAGGTCCGCTGGGTTCAGGACGGAGCGCACCACACTCGCTCGGTCGCCGACTCCACCGCGTTCGTGCGCGAGCTGCTCAGGCGAGACGAGTCGGGCGTCAGCGAGCTCGACATCCGGCGTGCCTCACTCGAGGAGACCTACCTGACACTCGTGCGTGAGGCGGAGCTCGCCGGCACGGCGCCGCTGGAGACCGAACTGGAGGGTGCATCCCGATGA
- a CDS encoding cysteine hydrolase family protein, whose amino-acid sequence MPFDDTAALIVIDVQQGFDDPVWGARNTPDAESNIARLTTAWADAARPIVLVRHDSASPGSPLAAGSAGNALKDVVAGVPHDLLVTKQVNSAFYGEPDLHGWLEARGIRQLVICGIQTNMCVETTARMAGNLGYDVTVPLDATHTFDLDAPGGLHLTADELARATAVNLAGGGFAEVTTTDDVLRP is encoded by the coding sequence ATGCCCTTCGACGACACCGCAGCCCTCATCGTGATCGACGTGCAGCAAGGCTTCGACGACCCCGTGTGGGGCGCCCGCAACACTCCAGATGCCGAGTCCAACATCGCGCGGCTGACCACGGCATGGGCGGATGCCGCGCGGCCGATCGTGCTCGTGCGCCACGACTCCGCCTCCCCCGGTTCGCCGCTCGCGGCCGGTTCTGCGGGCAACGCGCTGAAGGACGTCGTGGCCGGGGTCCCGCACGACCTCCTCGTCACGAAGCAGGTGAACTCGGCGTTCTACGGCGAACCCGACCTGCACGGATGGCTCGAGGCCCGGGGCATCCGTCAGCTCGTGATCTGCGGCATCCAGACGAACATGTGCGTCGAGACGACCGCGCGCATGGCGGGCAATCTCGGCTATGACGTGACCGTGCCGCTCGACGCCACGCACACCTTCGACCTCGACGCTCCGGGCGGCCTGCACCTCACCGCCGACGAACTCGCCCGTGCCACCGCGGTGAACCTCGCCGGCGGCGGATTCGCCGAGGTCACGACGACCGACGACGTGCTGCGTCCATGA